In Rhodothermus bifroesti, a single genomic region encodes these proteins:
- the rplC gene encoding 50S ribosomal protein L3, producing MSGMLGRKIGMTQVFDQAGNSIPCTIIQAEPNVVVQVKMAEGKDGYDAVQLGFGTRKPKHTTKALLGHFVKAGVPPLRVLREFRDFVLDVKPGDEVRLEQLFAEGELIDVVGVSKGRGFQGVVKRHGFGGVGSRTHGQHNRERAPGSIGASSFPSHVFKGRRMAGRMGNKRVKVKNLRVVRLFPEHHLILVQGAVPGPVNGIVELYKKAQ from the coding sequence ATGAGCGGAATGCTTGGACGAAAAATCGGAATGACGCAGGTCTTTGACCAGGCGGGCAATAGTATTCCCTGCACCATTATTCAGGCAGAGCCGAACGTTGTGGTGCAGGTGAAGATGGCCGAGGGCAAAGACGGATACGATGCGGTGCAACTGGGCTTTGGTACGCGCAAGCCCAAACATACAACAAAGGCCCTTTTGGGACATTTTGTCAAAGCGGGGGTCCCTCCCCTACGGGTGTTGCGGGAATTCCGGGACTTTGTGCTTGACGTCAAGCCGGGGGATGAAGTGCGCCTAGAGCAGCTCTTCGCTGAAGGGGAGCTGATTGATGTGGTAGGCGTTTCGAAGGGGCGTGGCTTTCAGGGCGTGGTTAAGCGCCATGGTTTTGGCGGCGTAGGGTCCCGCACGCACGGCCAGCATAACCGAGAGCGGGCTCCAGGTTCGATCGGTGCGTCTTCGTTCCCGTCCCACGTCTTTAAGGGGCGGCGCATGGCCGGCCGAATGGGCAACAAGCGCGTTAAGGTGAAGAACCTCAGGGTGGTGCGCCTCTTTCCAGAGCATCACCTGATCCTTGTGCAGGGCGCCGTACCTGGTCCAGTAAACGGTATTGTGGAGCTTTACAAAAAGGCCCAGTAA
- the rplD gene encoding 50S ribosomal protein L4 — MELQVYRLDGSATERTVTLDPAVFGIEPNDHVLWLDVKRIEANRRQGTHKVKNRAENAHSTRKLYRQKGTGYARAGDAKSPIRRGGGTAHGPQPRSYALKVNRKVQRLARRSALSYKARAGAIRVIEDFTFEQPSTRRLQEVLAAHGLSGRKVLLLTVQHDATLHLSSRNLPKVRVMEARNASTRELLDAQVLLLQEGAVEVLHRLLRPAIPVAA, encoded by the coding sequence ATGGAATTGCAGGTATATCGACTGGACGGAAGCGCGACGGAGCGCACGGTAACGCTCGATCCAGCGGTGTTTGGCATTGAGCCCAACGATCATGTGCTCTGGTTAGATGTCAAACGGATCGAAGCAAACCGGCGGCAGGGAACGCATAAGGTTAAAAATCGGGCCGAAAACGCCCACAGCACGCGTAAGCTCTACCGCCAGAAAGGAACGGGCTATGCCCGCGCTGGTGATGCTAAATCTCCGATTCGTCGGGGTGGGGGTACGGCTCACGGCCCGCAGCCGCGTTCTTATGCCCTTAAGGTGAACCGTAAAGTGCAGCGACTGGCACGGCGTTCGGCCTTAAGCTATAAGGCGCGTGCAGGAGCAATTCGGGTTATCGAAGACTTTACCTTCGAGCAGCCCAGCACGCGTAGGCTTCAGGAAGTACTTGCAGCGCACGGCTTAAGTGGCCGCAAGGTACTTTTGCTGACGGTGCAGCACGATGCTACGTTGCACTTGTCGAGCCGCAATTTGCCTAAGGTTCGCGTGATGGAAGCCCGTAATGCCTCCACGCGAGAGCTGCTCGACGCGCAGGTGCTACTGTTGCAAGAGGGCGCTGTGGAGGTGCTGCACCGCCTGCTCCGTCCCGCGATTCCGGTTGCTGCCTGA
- the rplW gene encoding 50S ribosomal protein L23 — MSKHPILIRPLVTEKLSQQEAQGHYGFVVAKDANKIEIRKAVEALYGVKVKEVRTMIVRGKRRRQFTRRGASEGRTSSYKKAIVTLTPDSPRINFFENV; from the coding sequence ATGAGCAAACACCCGATATTGATCCGGCCATTGGTGACGGAAAAGCTCTCCCAGCAGGAGGCGCAAGGGCATTACGGCTTTGTGGTTGCCAAAGACGCCAACAAGATTGAGATCCGCAAGGCTGTAGAGGCGCTCTATGGGGTCAAGGTCAAGGAAGTGCGCACAATGATTGTGCGCGGTAAGCGTCGGCGGCAGTTTACGCGGCGCGGCGCCAGCGAGGGGCGGACGAGTAGCTACAAAAAAGCGATCGTAACGCTTACGCCCGACAGCCCACGGATCAATTTCTTCGAGAACGTATGA
- the rpsJ gene encoding 30S ribosomal protein S10 — protein MAGQIRIKLKSYDHTLIDRSAEKIIRTVKATGAVVSGPIPLPTERTVITVLRSPHIDKKSREQFEVRRHKRLIDILSTSSKTVDALMKLELPSGVDVEIKV, from the coding sequence ATGGCTGGCCAGATTCGCATTAAACTGAAATCTTACGATCACACGCTGATCGACCGAAGTGCGGAAAAGATCATCCGTACCGTCAAGGCAACGGGTGCGGTGGTAAGTGGGCCGATCCCGCTGCCTACCGAACGGACCGTGATTACAGTGCTGCGGAGCCCGCACATTGACAAAAAGAGCCGCGAGCAGTTTGAAGTGCGTCGGCATAAGCGGCTCATCGACATTTTGTCGACCAGCAGCAAGACGGTCGATGCCCTGATGAAGCTTGAGCTTCCCAGTGGCGTCGATGTAGAAATCAAAGTTTAA